The Bradyrhizobium sp. CCBAU 051011 DNA segment CTGTGGTCCTGCTAAATTAGTCTCACCTGCAACTATCTTAAACCCCGGACCGGGTCCGGCGTCAACCCAAATCGAGGCGATTCTTGCCAAAAGCGATGTCAGGCGAAATGGCTGCCGGCCCAGAGGAAGAGAGCGCGCCGAAAAAAGCCGCGCGGCTCGATCTCTTCAAATTCGTACCGTTCCAGCTCAACCGGCTGGCGGCGGAAGTCAGTTCCGCGCTCTCGGTCGAATATGCAGCCCGCTACGGCCTCGACATTCCGGAATGGCGCGTGCTGGCGACGCTCGGCTTCCGTCACGATGCCTGCAGCGCGCAATACATCGCCCACTGCACCCGCACCCACAAATCCACCATCAGCCGCGCGGTCACGTCGCTGATGAAGCGACAGATCATCGAGCGCGTCGAGAACGAGGATGACCGACGCGAATTCCGCCTGCGCCTGACGCGCAAGGGCGCGCAGCTCTATGAGGAACTGATCCCGCGCCTGTTGCGCAAGGAGCAGGAGATTTTGTCCTGCCTTTCCGCGCAGGAGCGGCGGGATCTCGCGCGGCTGCTCGGCAAGATCGAAGAAAGCCTTGAGCTGGTGCAGACCAGCGAAGAGGCAGATGCGAAGGAAGCGTACTGAGCTCCCTCCCCGTCATTGCGAGCGAAGCGAAGCAATCCATTTGTCCGCGCGCGCGGAAAGATGGATGGCTTCATTGCTATCGCCCTCGCAATGACGGCTGGGGCAGCTACGACTACTTCACCGCCGTGACTACGATCTCCACGATATGCGGCGGCTCGAGATCGACACCGAGGCAGGCGCGCATCGGCGGATTCTTGCGATCGACCCATTCGTCCCAGGCCCGGTTCATCTCGCCCTTCTGCTTGATGTCAGCGATATAGACGATCGCCGACAGGATCTTGCTCTTGTCCGTGCCGCACAGCGCGAGGCTTTCGTCGATCCGGGCGAGCGCCCTGACACTCTGCTCGTACATCGAGGGGCTGACGGGATCGGGCGCGACCGCCACCGTGAAGACCAGATCGTCGTGCGCGACGGCGCGACTACGGGTCGGCGTAAGCCCTGCAAAGCGTTGGATCATGATCGTCTCCGGTTAGCGGCTGCCAATATGTTTCGCGATGACAGGGAAATAATTTTCTCCGGACCCGGCATCGATCGCTTCCTGCAACACGGTGCCGATCAACTCCGCACCGCGAATCCGCAATCCGGCGTCGGACGCGAGCTCCAGCGCGTAGGACAAATCCTTCAGCGCATATTCGGTGGAGAATGCGCGTTCCGGGAAATTGCCTGTTACGATCGCCTTCATGCCGTGATTGCGGAGCGCAAAGCTGTCGGCCGAGCTTTTGAAAGCGTATCGAGCAGCAGCTTCGGATCGACGCCATTGTGCTTTGCGACCGCAACAGCCTCGGCCAGCGCGTTGACGGTTTCGAACAGCACCATGTTGTTGAGGATTTTTGTCACCTGTCCCGCGCCGACGTCGCCGCAATGGGTGACGTCGGTGGCAAAGCAGCGGATCAGCGGCTCGATATCGGCGTAAAGCGAAGCCGTCGTTCCTACCATGACGCTGAGCGTGCCATCCTGCGCCGCCTGCCGCGTGCGCGCGATCGGCGCATCGGCCCAGAACGCGCCTTTGGCCTGCAATTGGCGCGCGAAATCGCGGGTCTGACTAACCGAGGACGTGCCGAGATCGACCACGACCTGACCGCTGCGAATATTCTCGAGAATACCGTTGCCCTCGAACACCGCCCGCACATGCTTGGCGCTCGGCAGGCACAGGAACAGCAAATCGCTTTGCTTGATGACGTCGGCAACGGAAGCCGCAATGTTGGTACCGTCGGCCTTGAGCCGCGCCAGCGGCTCCGGCGACAGATCAAAGGCAAGGACGGGCTTGCCGCTCTTCTTCACGAGATTGCGGCAGATCGGCTCGCCCATCACGCCGAGGCCAATGAAGCCCAGAGTCTTGTACTCGGTCATTTCCCTGAGAACCTA contains these protein-coding regions:
- a CDS encoding RidA family protein; its protein translation is MIQRFAGLTPTRSRAVAHDDLVFTVAVAPDPVSPSMYEQSVRALARIDESLALCGTDKSKILSAIVYIADIKQKGEMNRAWDEWVDRKNPPMRACLGVDLEPPHIVEIVVTAVK
- a CDS encoding MarR family winged helix-turn-helix transcriptional regulator; the protein is MAAGPEEESAPKKAARLDLFKFVPFQLNRLAAEVSSALSVEYAARYGLDIPEWRVLATLGFRHDACSAQYIAHCTRTHKSTISRAVTSLMKRQIIERVENEDDRREFRLRLTRKGAQLYEELIPRLLRKEQEILSCLSAQERRDLARLLGKIEESLELVQTSEEADAKEAY